In the genome of Croceimicrobium hydrocarbonivorans, one region contains:
- a CDS encoding pullulanase X25 domain-containing protein, translating into MKKSILLIGLCCLLFQVQAQNRNVEFRLDLSGFSPNAAGIHIAGNFQLAAGFPSNWDPSSTALSSQGNNVYSVSVNIPDGNYEYKFINGNSWGSDEIIPGACSVNGNRGLNLSSDTLIEICYTLCVCAPDSFNLSFHVDMNKEAAFSPGVDSVDIAGPFNAWNGNYDSNYNLSDPDGDGVYSGTFRLEEGLLEYKARYHNAGGTQWETGNNKQINFDRDSVLAQRCFNADTFGACPIPPDTFNVSIQIDMNADTTFNPTTDQVDIAGAFSNWDPAYNAAYQLSDPDNDLVYTAQFAFAEQLLEYKARFHSNGITNWEQGGNKTINFNRDTIVPVRCFSSDTLGNCPTQIDSFYVTLQVDLSNEKDFNPALDSIDLAAAFTNWDPNYNTTYALTDANTDSIWEITLYLPDSTLDYKIRFHNANGVNWEPGLDKSVTFWSDTTIAVRCFGSDTLGLCPFIPDTFNVTVQVDLSAEAGFDPTSDQVDIAGNFSNWDPNYNANYALTDPDNDLVYTAQFAFPEPLLEYKARFHSNGITNWEQGANKIVNFNGDTVVPVRCFSSDTLGYCPAQIDSFYVTLQVDLSNEKDFNPLLDSIDLAASFTNWNPNYNAAYALSDANTDSIWEITLYLPDSTLDYKIRFHNANGVNWEPGLDKSVTFWSDTTIAVRCFGSDTLGLCPFIPDTFNVTIQVDLSAEAGFDPTSDLVDIAGAFSNWDPAYNAAYQLSDPDNDLIYTAQFAFAEPNLEYKARFHSSGITNWEQGANKIVNFNGDTVVPVRCFSSDTLGNCPAQIDSFYVTLQVDLSNEKDFNPLLDSIDLAASFTNWNPNYNAAYALSDANTDSIWEITLYLPDSTLDYKIRFHNANGVNWEPGLDKSVTFWSDTTIAVRCFGSDTLGFCPNIPDTFNVTVQVDLSAEAGFDPTTDQVDIAGDFSNWDPAYNAAYQLSDPDNDLIYTAQFAFAEPILEYKARFHAGGITNWEQGGNKTVNFSGDTVVPVRCFGSDTLGNCPAQIDSFYVTLQVDLSNEKDFNPLLDSIDLAASFTNWNPNYNVAYALTDANTDSIWEITLYLPDSTLDYKIRFHNANGVNWEPGLDKSVTFWSDTTIDVRCFGSDTLGLCPNIPDTFNVTLQVDLSAEAGFDPSTDQVDIAGAFSNWDPAYNAAYQLSDPDNDLIYTAQFAFPEPLLEYKARFHSSGITNWEQGGNKTVNFNGDTVVPVRCFSSDTLGNCHAQIDSFYVTLQVDLSNEKDFNPALDSIDLAAAFTNWDPNYNTTYALTDANTDSIWEITLYLPDSTLDYKIRFHNANGVNWEPGLDKSVTFWSDTTIAVRCFGSDTLGLCPNIPDTFNVTIQVDLSAEAGFDPTSDQVDIAGAFSNWDPNYNANYALTDPDNDLIYTAQFAFAEPILEYKARFHSGGTTNWEQGGNKTVNFSGDTVVPLRCFSSDTLGNCPAQIDSFYVTLQVDLSNEKDFNPALDSIDLAASFSNWDPNYNAAYALTDANTDSIWEITLYLPDSTLDYKIRYHNAQGVNWEPGLDKSVTFWSDTTIDVRCFGSDTLGLCPNLPDTFNVTLNVDLSNEASFNPAVDFVDIAGFFSNWNGAYDPNYQLSDPDGDLIYTGQFAFAEPLLEYKARYHSSGSTNWENGANKIVNFNKDTVVGVRCFGNDFLGACNPVIDTFFVSLQVDMNYVTGFNPLTDSIDIAGAFSNWDPNLNLTYLMSDPDGDLVYDYTIYAPEPLLEYKARFHSSNGTNWENGANKLVNFSSDTLIPVRCFNSDTAGACVAPPPSPGIRFELSNLILAEASGTTPIALILSPSNASADTALILISKGNGASNSDFSTLPLATNDSLYLPIPANSDTLYFDLQIVDDLLVENTEQISFQLQSSSQGLLQIGSPANLLISILDNDVPSIPNYSIADISSQQANGLADSISVYCRLSGVLNSVDFKGGSGYDFHIADGSNALHISSPLDLNGYSNPSLGDSVVFIGQIAQSNGLLTLMADSLKWISANKPLPNPILVNAYRDSEESQIIKIGPLHFVNPANWPASGNSASLLMTNGPDTLSLHIDADTDIDGQNAITGNFEVTGVLSQNDPSLPYTEGYFIRPRFYSDFTPINSVAICISEIMPNSGLAWPIQGDWFEIYNYGNIPISLNGFSWDNSSGQSGAHSINGNWSLAPGERAILADVQAPFAATWIFDWKQNGNNLPLLIRDRDFNGFASLNAQGDAIHLFDSQGHLAAYSAYQGSDVLRGYSLEFDTLGSFSSRAVNGLRGAYVSLGGDVASPGNLSPIGLDENAYSPFEIYPNPAQDFLKIEANNFMQAQVQLIDQAGRPVGKWTLNGQSLELNTSQLAAGIYLLSIESDGYNYNYRISLKP; encoded by the coding sequence ATGAAAAAATCCATCCTCCTTATTGGACTTTGCTGTCTTTTGTTTCAAGTACAGGCCCAAAACCGAAATGTAGAATTCCGCCTGGACCTAAGCGGTTTTAGCCCTAATGCCGCTGGTATCCATATTGCCGGAAACTTCCAGCTGGCAGCAGGCTTCCCTTCTAATTGGGATCCTTCCAGTACTGCGCTAAGTTCACAAGGGAATAATGTGTACTCCGTAAGCGTCAATATTCCCGATGGGAATTATGAGTACAAGTTTATCAATGGTAATTCTTGGGGAAGTGATGAAATTATTCCCGGAGCTTGTTCCGTAAATGGCAACCGAGGCTTAAACCTTAGTTCGGATACCTTGATTGAGATATGTTACACCCTCTGTGTATGCGCACCGGATAGCTTCAATTTAAGCTTTCATGTAGATATGAACAAGGAAGCGGCCTTTTCACCGGGTGTGGATTCGGTAGATATTGCCGGACCATTCAATGCATGGAATGGCAATTACGATTCGAATTACAATTTGAGTGATCCGGATGGTGATGGGGTTTACAGCGGTACTTTTCGATTAGAAGAAGGTCTTTTAGAATACAAGGCTAGATATCATAATGCTGGTGGCACCCAATGGGAAACCGGCAACAACAAACAAATCAATTTTGATCGAGATTCGGTTCTGGCTCAACGCTGCTTTAATGCCGACACCTTCGGAGCTTGCCCCATTCCACCTGATACTTTTAATGTCAGCATTCAAATAGATATGAATGCTGATACTACTTTTAATCCCACTACTGATCAGGTTGATATCGCCGGTGCCTTTAGCAATTGGGATCCGGCTTATAATGCTGCTTATCAATTAAGCGATCCCGACAATGACTTGGTCTACACCGCTCAATTCGCCTTTGCCGAACAGCTCTTAGAATACAAAGCACGCTTCCACTCAAACGGTATCACCAATTGGGAACAGGGTGGAAATAAGACGATCAACTTTAATAGAGATACCATCGTTCCAGTGCGTTGTTTTAGCAGCGATACTTTAGGCAACTGTCCTACCCAAATTGACTCCTTCTATGTCACTTTACAAGTGGATCTCAGTAATGAGAAGGACTTTAATCCAGCTTTAGATTCTATCGATCTGGCAGCAGCCTTCACCAACTGGGACCCTAATTATAATACTACCTATGCTTTAACTGACGCTAACACCGATAGCATCTGGGAGATTACTCTTTACCTACCTGACTCTACCCTCGATTACAAAATCCGCTTTCATAATGCCAATGGGGTGAACTGGGAACCGGGCTTGGATAAGTCAGTAACTTTCTGGTCAGACACCACCATTGCCGTGCGTTGTTTTGGATCGGATACATTGGGCCTCTGCCCTTTTATTCCCGATACTTTTAATGTGACTGTACAAGTGGATCTATCTGCTGAAGCTGGATTTGATCCGACTAGCGATCAAGTAGATATTGCCGGCAACTTTAGCAATTGGGATCCCAACTACAATGCAAACTATGCTTTGACTGATCCCGACAATGACTTGGTCTACACCGCCCAATTTGCATTTCCTGAACCGCTCTTAGAATACAAAGCACGTTTCCACTCAAACGGTATCACCAATTGGGAACAGGGCGCTAATAAAATCGTCAACTTTAATGGGGATACGGTAGTTCCAGTGCGTTGTTTTAGCAGCGATACTTTAGGTTACTGCCCGGCGCAAATTGACTCCTTCTATGTCACTTTGCAAGTAGACCTCAGCAACGAAAAGGACTTTAATCCATTATTGGACTCGATTGATTTGGCAGCCAGCTTCACCAACTGGAACCCCAACTATAATGCAGCTTACGCCCTCTCCGACGCCAATACCGACAGCATCTGGGAGATTACTCTTTACCTTCCTGACTCTACCCTAGATTACAAAATCCGTTTTCATAATGCCAATGGGGTAAACTGGGAACCAGGTCTGGACAAGTCAGTGACTTTCTGGTCGGATACCACCATAGCCGTGCGTTGTTTTGGTTCAGATACCCTGGGTCTTTGCCCTTTTATTCCCGATACTTTTAATGTGACTATACAAGTGGATCTATCAGCCGAAGCTGGATTTGATCCGACTAGCGATCTAGTAGATATCGCTGGTGCTTTTAGTAATTGGGATCCGGCTTATAATGCTGCATATCAACTCAGTGATCCCGACAATGATCTGATCTACACCGCCCAATTTGCCTTTGCTGAACCGAACTTAGAATACAAAGCTCGTTTCCATTCCAGCGGCATTACCAATTGGGAACAGGGCGCTAATAAAATTGTCAACTTTAATGGCGATACGGTAGTTCCAGTGCGTTGTTTTAGCAGCGATACTTTAGGTAACTGCCCGGCTCAAATTGACTCCTTCTATGTCACTTTGCAAGTAGACCTCAGCAACGAAAAGGACTTTAATCCATTATTGGACTCGATTGATTTGGCAGCCAGCTTCACCAACTGGAACCCCAACTATAATGCAGCTTACGCCCTCTCCGACGCCAATACCGACAGCATCTGGGAGATTACTCTTTACCTTCCTGACTCTACCCTAGATTACAAAATCCGTTTTCATAATGCCAATGGGGTAAACTGGGAACCAGGCTTGGATAAGTCGGTGACCTTTTGGTCGGATACCACCATTGCCGTGCGTTGTTTTGGTTCGGATACCTTGGGCTTCTGCCCTAATATTCCCGATACTTTCAATGTGACTGTACAAGTAGATCTGTCCGCCGAAGCTGGATTTGATCCGACTACCGATCAAGTAGACATTGCCGGTGACTTTAGCAATTGGGATCCGGCTTATAATGCTGCTTATCAACTCAGTGATCCCGACAATGACCTGATCTACACCGCTCAATTTGCCTTTGCCGAACCGATATTAGAATACAAGGCCCGCTTCCATGCCGGTGGTATCACTAATTGGGAACAGGGTGGCAATAAGACCGTCAACTTTAGTGGCGATACTGTAGTTCCGGTTCGTTGTTTTGGTTCCGACACCCTGGGTAACTGCCCGGCGCAAATTGATTCCTTCTATGTCACCCTGCAAGTAGATCTTAGTAATGAAAAGGACTTTAATCCATTGTTGGACTCGATTGATTTGGCAGCCAGTTTCACCAACTGGAACCCCAACTATAATGTAGCTTATGCCCTCACGGATGCTAATACCGATAGCATTTGGGAAATCACCTTATACCTACCCGATTCTACGCTGGACTACAAAATCCGCTTTCATAATGCCAATGGGGTGAACTGGGAACCAGGCTTGGATAAATCGGTAACTTTTTGGTCCGATACCACCATTGACGTGCGTTGTTTTGGTTCGGATACCTTGGGCCTATGTCCCAATATTCCCGATACTTTCAATGTCACTTTGCAAGTAGATCTATCAGCTGAAGCTGGATTTGATCCCAGCACTGACCAGGTAGATATCGCCGGTGCTTTTAGCAATTGGGATCCGGCTTATAATGCAGCTTATCAACTCAGTGATCCTGACAATGATTTGATCTACACCGCTCAATTTGCCTTCCCCGAACCGCTCTTAGAATACAAAGCTCGCTTTCACTCCAGTGGCATCACTAATTGGGAACAAGGCGGCAATAAAACGGTCAACTTTAATGGCGATACTGTAGTTCCGGTACGTTGTTTTAGTTCGGATACTCTGGGGAACTGCCATGCGCAAATTGATTCCTTTTATGTCACTTTGCAAGTGGATCTCAGTAATGAAAAGGACTTTAATCCAGCTTTAGATTCTATCGATCTGGCAGCAGCCTTCACCAACTGGGACCCTAATTATAATACTACCTATGCTTTAACTGATGCCAATACCGACAGCATCTGGGAAATCACTCTTTACCTACCCGACTCTACCCTCGATTATAAAATCCGCTTTCATAATGCCAATGGCGTGAACTGGGAACCAGGCTTGGATAAATCGGTAACTTTCTGGTCGGATACCACCATAGCCGTGCGTTGCTTTGGTTCGGATACTTTGGGCCTTTGCCCCAATATTCCCGATACTTTTAATGTGACTATACAAGTGGATCTATCAGCCGAAGCTGGATTTGATCCGACTTCCGATCAGGTTGATATTGCCGGCGCCTTTAGCAATTGGGATCCCAACTACAATGCAAACTATGCTTTGACTGATCCCGACAATGACCTGATCTACACAGCTCAATTCGCCTTTGCCGAACCGATCTTAGAATACAAAGCCCGTTTCCATTCGGGCGGCACCACCAATTGGGAACAGGGCGGTAATAAGACGGTCAACTTTAGTGGTGATACTGTAGTTCCTCTGCGTTGTTTTAGCAGCGATACTTTAGGTAACTGCCCTGCGCAAATTGACTCCTTCTATGTCACTCTGCAAGTGGACCTCAGCAATGAAAAAGACTTTAATCCGGCTTTAGATTCTATCGACTTAGCCGCTTCATTTAGCAATTGGGATCCCAACTATAATGCAGCTTATGCCCTCACGGATGCTAATACCGACAGCATTTGGGAGATCACTTTATATCTGCCCGATTCCACCCTCGACTACAAAATCCGCTATCATAATGCCCAAGGGGTGAACTGGGAACCAGGCTTGGATAAGTCAGTGACTTTCTGGTCGGATACCACTATTGACGTGCGTTGTTTTGGTTCGGATACTTTGGGCCTCTGCCCCAATTTACCTGACACTTTTAATGTGACCTTAAATGTTGATTTATCGAATGAAGCAAGCTTTAATCCGGCCGTTGACTTCGTAGATATTGCAGGCTTTTTCAGCAACTGGAATGGAGCTTATGATCCCAACTATCAATTAAGCGATCCGGATGGAGACCTTATCTATACCGGTCAATTTGCTTTTGCCGAACCGCTCTTAGAATACAAGGCTCGTTACCATTCAAGCGGTTCTACCAACTGGGAAAACGGCGCTAATAAAATAGTCAACTTCAACAAGGACACGGTTGTAGGAGTACGCTGTTTTGGCAATGATTTCCTCGGAGCCTGTAATCCGGTAATCGACACCTTCTTTGTTAGTCTGCAAGTTGATATGAACTATGTAACCGGTTTTAATCCCTTGACCGACTCTATAGACATTGCCGGAGCATTCAGCAATTGGGACCCCAACCTTAACCTCACTTACCTAATGAGCGACCCGGATGGAGATCTGGTTTACGATTACACTATTTATGCCCCGGAACCTCTGCTCGAATACAAAGCTCGTTTCCATTCCAGCAATGGGACCAATTGGGAAAACGGAGCTAATAAATTAGTGAACTTCAGTTCCGATACGCTTATTCCGGTGCGTTGCTTTAACAGCGATACGGCTGGTGCTTGTGTGGCTCCTCCTCCCAGCCCGGGAATTCGTTTTGAGCTCTCCAATCTGATTTTAGCTGAAGCCAGTGGAACCACCCCTATCGCATTAATACTTAGTCCCAGCAATGCCAGTGCTGATACCGCTTTGATTTTGATTTCTAAAGGAAATGGAGCGAGCAATTCCGACTTCAGCACTTTACCCCTGGCTACTAATGATAGTCTTTACCTTCCCATTCCAGCGAATTCGGATACCCTCTATTTCGACCTCCAAATCGTGGATGATTTGCTAGTGGAGAATACAGAGCAAATTAGCTTCCAATTGCAAAGCAGCAGTCAAGGTCTATTGCAAATTGGTAGTCCGGCTAATCTGCTAATCAGTATTCTCGACAATGATGTGCCCAGTATCCCTAATTACAGCATTGCAGATATATCATCCCAACAAGCCAATGGCTTAGCCGATTCTATCAGTGTTTACTGCCGATTGAGTGGCGTGTTGAATAGTGTTGACTTCAAGGGTGGTAGCGGATATGATTTTCACATCGCTGATGGCTCTAATGCCCTGCATATTAGCAGTCCTCTGGACCTAAACGGCTACTCGAATCCCAGCTTGGGAGATTCAGTTGTTTTCATCGGGCAAATCGCTCAAAGCAATGGCCTCTTAACTTTAATGGCTGATAGTCTTAAATGGATCAGTGCTAACAAGCCTCTGCCAAACCCTATCCTGGTAAACGCCTATCGCGATAGCGAAGAAAGCCAGATCATCAAAATAGGGCCTCTCCATTTTGTAAACCCAGCTAATTGGCCAGCTAGTGGAAATTCAGCTAGCCTATTAATGACCAATGGCCCTGATACCCTGAGTTTGCACATTGATGCCGATACGGATATTGACGGTCAAAATGCCATCACTGGAAACTTTGAAGTGACGGGTGTCTTAAGTCAAAATGACCCCAGCCTTCCTTATACCGAGGGCTATTTTATCCGTCCACGTTTTTACAGTGATTTTACGCCCATCAATTCTGTAGCTATCTGTATCAGTGAAATTATGCCCAATTCTGGATTGGCTTGGCCGATACAAGGAGATTGGTTTGAAATCTATAACTATGGAAATATCCCGATCAGCTTGAATGGTTTTAGTTGGGATAATAGTAGCGGACAAAGCGGAGCCCATAGCATTAATGGAAACTGGAGCCTGGCCCCCGGCGAAAGAGCCATCCTCGCTGATGTTCAGGCCCCATTCGCCGCCACCTGGATTTTTGATTGGAAACAAAATGGGAATAATCTCCCCCTTTTAATTCGCGATCGAGATTTCAATGGCTTTGCCTCTTTGAACGCCCAGGGTGACGCTATTCACCTCTTTGATTCTCAAGGTCATTTAGCAGCCTATTCCGCTTATCAAGGTAGCGATGTGCTGCGCGGCTATAGCTTAGAGTTCGATACCCTGGGTAGTTTTAGCAGTCGGGCAGTAAATGGTTTACGAGGTGCCTATGTTTCTTTGGGTGGTGATGTCGCCAGTCCAGGAAACTTAAGTCCCATTGGCTTAGACGAAAATGCCTATTCCCCATTTGAAATTTATCCAAATCCCGCGCAGGACTTCCTGAAAATTGAAGCCAACAACTTCATGCAAGCGCAGGTACAATTAATAGATCAGGCGGGGCGTCCGGTTGGAAAATGGACCTTAAATGGCCAATCCCTTGAATTAAATACTTCGCAATTGGCAGCAGGAATTTACCTGCTCAGTATTGAAAGTGATGGCTACAATTACAATTATCGAATCAGCCTAAAACCTTAA
- a CDS encoding lipoprotein N-acyltransferase Lnb domain-containing protein, giving the protein MKRILFLILLSSQLLSAQRPLSAQAEISLITCGPGQNELYSAFGHSAVRVKDPAQNIDWVFNYGIFDFDQPNFYLNFARGHLLYMLAVSDWQRFQYGYRREGRYVHEQVLDLDSLQAQAYFEFLWTNARPENRDYYYDYFYDNCATRVRDGLELAMGEGQVKFKDSTFYQPSLSIRELCDEYLEYQPWGDLGIDLCLGLPMDKQADARIEMFLPDLLEAAFAEALIKDEQGTRPLVKESRVVYPQIAKPQKSWWRPLVFFSALFVIGGLLSWLYFKKPKTLRLFDALVFGISGLLGLLLLILWLFTDHKAAAYNFNILLFLPTHLLLIPSILRGKFAAWMMAYLKFMPIFYAVLLLTWFWLPQQLHMGLMPFAMLLMLRTWHLSRHGKSA; this is encoded by the coding sequence ATGAAGCGAATCCTTTTCTTAATCCTCCTCTCCAGTCAGCTGCTTTCAGCGCAAAGACCCTTGAGTGCCCAGGCCGAAATAAGCCTGATAACTTGCGGACCGGGGCAGAATGAATTATACTCAGCTTTTGGGCATTCTGCGGTTCGAGTTAAGGATCCGGCACAGAATATAGACTGGGTATTTAATTATGGGATTTTTGATTTCGATCAACCTAATTTCTACCTCAATTTCGCCCGCGGTCATTTACTATACATGTTAGCGGTGAGCGATTGGCAACGCTTTCAGTATGGCTATCGGCGAGAAGGTCGCTACGTTCATGAGCAGGTTTTAGATTTGGATAGCCTTCAGGCGCAAGCCTATTTTGAATTTCTATGGACTAATGCCCGCCCGGAAAATCGCGATTACTACTATGATTATTTCTATGATAATTGTGCCACCCGCGTGCGTGATGGACTGGAGCTTGCAATGGGAGAGGGGCAGGTGAAGTTTAAGGATTCCACTTTTTATCAACCATCCTTAAGTATTCGCGAATTATGCGATGAATATTTGGAATATCAGCCTTGGGGCGATTTGGGTATTGATCTCTGCCTGGGATTGCCGATGGATAAACAAGCTGATGCTCGTATTGAGATGTTTTTACCGGATTTGCTAGAAGCGGCTTTCGCCGAAGCACTCATAAAGGATGAGCAAGGAACAAGGCCATTGGTTAAGGAAAGCAGAGTGGTTTATCCCCAAATTGCCAAGCCCCAAAAGTCTTGGTGGCGACCCTTGGTCTTTTTTAGTGCTCTATTTGTCATTGGAGGTCTACTAAGCTGGCTTTATTTTAAAAAGCCAAAAACCTTGCGACTTTTCGATGCCCTGGTTTTTGGTATCAGCGGTTTATTGGGATTGCTATTACTAATATTATGGTTGTTTACGGATCATAAGGCTGCAGCCTATAATTTCAATATTCTCCTTTTTTTACCCACCCATCTGCTGCTGATCCCATCGATTCTTAGAGGGAAATTTGCAGCATGGATGATGGCTTACCTGAAGTTCATGCCCATTTTTTATGCGGTATTGTTGCTGACCTGGTTTTGGTTACCTCAGCAATTGCATATGGGCTTAATGCCTTTTGCTATGCTATTAATGCTGCGAACCTGGCATTTATCCCGCCATGGGAAATCGGCTTAA